In one Candidatus Delongbacteria bacterium genomic region, the following are encoded:
- a CDS encoding T9SS type A sorting domain-containing protein: protein MKIKILTIMVVVACLMASENYLKSMSKHFLYDTLKLPTDTFEDYISRRTGEEKIKTLKKTSSRTNAVLVIAESSIYTICKDKIDRYVEDVESCLGYEISLLTVTESVTPEDIKQEILNSYNDNNISGAVLIGDVSTAWYEVENDFGSYGYAVFPIDLFYMDLDGVWLDNDGNNRYDKHLNNVEPEIFIGRINTSTMNQLGSEEILLNQYLDKNHQFWLGNIEMTNKISLSYTDSDWTPYDDMKHDIQYLYGLENHESIEYGDEFFSRTDYLQKVTDDTYGMIQFACHSSWEAHYMTDEPLIYTNNLFNLPPESIAYNLFCCSGCRWTAPMAPDNGFLGGAYVYNGGQNTLFAVGSTKTGSMLGFANYYIPLGNGDINGEAMKTWWIDNLGNEHDSDEISWFYGMTIVGDPMVSMKYTPTKVYETNVSSMNLISCYPNPFNPTTEILFTCNSNDNVELSVYDINGAHINTLINDTFSSGTHSVHFNAENLSSGTYLAKVKINKLQSQTIKLVLIK from the coding sequence GTGAAAATAAAGATACTAACCATCATGGTTGTGGTAGCATGTTTAATGGCTTCAGAGAATTATCTAAAATCTATGTCAAAACATTTTTTATATGATACTTTGAAATTACCAACAGATACTTTTGAAGATTATATTTCTAGAAGAACTGGAGAAGAAAAGATAAAAACATTAAAAAAAACATCTTCTAGAACAAATGCTGTACTTGTGATTGCTGAAAGCTCAATATACACTATTTGTAAAGATAAAATTGACAGATATGTAGAAGATGTAGAATCCTGCCTCGGATATGAGATATCTCTTTTAACAGTTACAGAATCCGTTACACCAGAGGATATTAAGCAGGAAATCTTAAATTCTTACAATGACAACAACATCAGTGGAGCTGTTTTAATAGGTGATGTATCGACTGCATGGTATGAGGTTGAAAACGATTTCGGATCATATGGATATGCTGTTTTTCCAATAGATCTTTTTTATATGGATTTAGATGGAGTTTGGCTAGATAACGACGGAAACAACCGCTATGATAAACATTTGAACAATGTTGAACCAGAAATATTTATTGGTAGAATTAATACTTCCACAATGAATCAATTAGGATCCGAAGAGATACTTTTAAATCAGTACTTGGACAAAAATCATCAATTTTGGTTAGGTAACATTGAAATGACAAATAAAATCTCATTGTCTTATACTGATAGTGATTGGACTCCATATGATGATATGAAACATGATATACAATATCTTTATGGTTTGGAAAATCATGAATCTATCGAATATGGTGATGAATTCTTTTCAAGAACAGATTATCTTCAAAAAGTTACAGATGATACTTATGGTATGATACAATTTGCGTGTCATTCGTCATGGGAAGCTCATTATATGACCGACGAACCATTGATTTACACTAATAATTTATTTAATCTTCCACCTGAAAGTATCGCTTACAACCTGTTTTGTTGTAGTGGTTGCAGATGGACAGCCCCAATGGCACCAGATAATGGATTTTTAGGTGGAGCTTACGTTTACAATGGTGGTCAAAATACTTTGTTTGCTGTAGGAAGTACAAAAACAGGATCGATGCTTGGCTTTGCAAATTATTATATTCCACTGGGAAATGGAGATATAAACGGAGAAGCAATGAAAACTTGGTGGATAGACAATCTTGGAAATGAACATGATAGCGATGAAATTTCATGGTTTTATGGAATGACAATTGTCGGAGATCCAATGGTTAGTATGAAGTACACACCTACAAAGGTTTATGAAACAAATGTATCAAGTATGAACCTTATTAGCTGCTATCCTAATCCTTTCAATCCAACAACTGAAATATTATTCACTTGTAATTCTAATGATAATGTTGAACTTTCAGTTTATGATATAAATGGCGCACATATTAATACTCTTATAAATGATACCTTTTCTTCTGGAACACACTCAGTTCATTTTAACGCAGAAAATTTATCATCAGGAACATACTTAGCAAAAGTAAAAATCAATAAACTTCAAAGTCAAACTATAAAATTGGTTCTAATAAAGTAG